Proteins encoded in a region of the Ancylobacter sp. SL191 genome:
- a CDS encoding ATP-binding protein: MIEQDTALAGPVRFGPFTFYPAQQLLAQDGVAVTLGSRARALLATLLDHHGAVVSKAQLIQSAWPETFVEEANLRVHIAALRRALGDGQEGRRYIVNTSGRGYSFVFPIVREDAPPTRERPVEPRGISANLPPVPARIIGRTATVQFITSLLREQRFVSLVGPGGIGKSTVALAVAHDLAASFGDGVCFVDLSALNDPQLVATAVAAAMGIGVRTDQLLPSLIAATRSKRRLLLLDSCEHVIDTVSSLAEALFLQGGEGLHILTTTREPLRVRGEHIHRLSSLDSPPPRPGLTSAEALEYPAVQLFVERAAASLNGFRLIDAEASVVADLCRRLDGIALAIEIAAGRVEGLGVIGLANLLDDRFRLNLQGRRTARQRHQTLSTLLDWSYALLPPFEQLVLRQLAILAGTFTVDDAIAIVADDEATDQKVINALANLVEKSLVVADVHGSQARYRLLDTTRAYASLKLSESGKLDLLRRRHAEIFRDALDSANRDWPRRPAPEWTRNHHHLIDNARAALDWALSPDGDTEIAVALTLGAVPLWFQLQLIAEAYGHVSAVLARVDGACPAQVQMRLQAVLAWSLMQIKGQVDETRAAWQQTFDLAESLDDTDYQLRGLWGLWSGLLNRSRFQEALALAHRFADVAARRSDLNDSYVGHRMIGYILHLLGRQTEARRHLEHMVKGYVVPTTGDQIIRFVFEQKLTARCFLARIFWLQGAFDAALAEVDDIVAVAEASDDRLTLCQVLVQAACPVALFADDLPRARRYITRLVDVSAQDGIEFWQVWGQCFAGVLAVREGDLSIGVKNLGDALIKLRGIAYGVYYIVFLAEYAQALALAGELGRARACLAEALVRSQENEEGWFVAELWRLTGEFAGLGNAPGADEEAEVALVTALRVAREQEAAFWEIKAAVSLARLWQAKGHPSEAEALLSPLVRHREGAHALLIDARALLSELRAPGSVDGTL, encoded by the coding sequence GTGATTGAGCAGGACACAGCTTTAGCCGGGCCGGTACGATTCGGGCCCTTCACCTTCTACCCGGCCCAGCAATTGCTGGCGCAGGACGGGGTGGCGGTGACGCTGGGCAGCCGCGCGCGGGCCCTTCTGGCGACGCTTCTCGACCATCACGGTGCCGTCGTCAGCAAGGCGCAGCTCATCCAGAGCGCCTGGCCGGAAACCTTCGTCGAGGAAGCCAATCTGCGCGTGCACATCGCGGCTCTGCGCCGTGCGCTCGGCGACGGGCAGGAGGGGCGGCGCTACATCGTCAATACGTCCGGGCGCGGCTATTCCTTCGTGTTTCCTATCGTGCGCGAGGACGCCCCCCCGACGCGGGAGAGGCCGGTCGAGCCGCGCGGCATCAGCGCGAACCTGCCTCCCGTGCCCGCACGCATCATCGGCCGCACCGCGACGGTCCAGTTCATCACCTCGCTGCTGCGCGAGCAGCGCTTCGTCTCGCTGGTCGGCCCCGGCGGCATCGGCAAGTCGACCGTGGCGCTCGCGGTCGCCCATGACCTCGCCGCCAGTTTCGGCGACGGTGTCTGCTTCGTCGATCTGTCCGCCCTGAATGACCCGCAACTCGTCGCGACCGCCGTGGCGGCGGCGATGGGGATCGGCGTGCGCACGGACCAGCTGCTGCCGAGCCTCATCGCCGCGACCCGCTCCAAGCGCCGGCTCCTGCTGCTGGACAGCTGCGAGCATGTCATCGACACCGTCTCCAGCCTTGCGGAAGCGCTGTTCCTCCAGGGCGGCGAGGGGCTGCACATCCTCACCACGACGCGCGAGCCACTGCGGGTGCGGGGCGAGCACATTCACCGCCTGTCCTCGCTCGATTCCCCGCCGCCGCGCCCCGGCCTCACCAGCGCCGAGGCTCTGGAGTATCCGGCGGTCCAGCTCTTCGTGGAGCGCGCCGCGGCCAGCCTCAACGGCTTCCGTTTGATCGACGCGGAAGCGTCCGTCGTCGCCGATCTCTGCCGGCGGCTCGACGGGATCGCGCTCGCCATCGAGATCGCGGCGGGCCGCGTCGAAGGGCTGGGGGTCATCGGTCTCGCCAACCTGCTCGACGACCGGTTTCGGCTGAACCTGCAGGGCCGCCGCACGGCGCGCCAGCGCCATCAAACCTTGAGCACGCTGCTCGACTGGAGCTACGCGCTGCTTCCGCCCTTTGAGCAGCTCGTCCTCCGGCAATTGGCCATACTCGCCGGCACCTTCACCGTCGATGACGCGATCGCCATCGTCGCCGATGACGAGGCCACGGACCAGAAGGTCATCAACGCCCTTGCCAATCTCGTCGAGAAGTCGCTGGTTGTTGCCGATGTACACGGCTCGCAGGCGCGCTACCGGTTGCTCGACACGACGCGCGCCTATGCCAGCTTGAAGCTCTCTGAGAGCGGGAAGCTCGACCTGCTCCGGCGCCGGCATGCGGAGATTTTCCGTGATGCGCTCGACAGCGCCAATCGGGATTGGCCGCGACGCCCGGCGCCGGAATGGACCCGGAACCATCATCACCTGATCGACAATGCCCGCGCGGCCCTCGATTGGGCGCTGTCGCCCGACGGCGACACCGAAATCGCCGTGGCCCTGACGCTCGGGGCGGTGCCGCTGTGGTTCCAGCTCCAACTCATCGCCGAAGCCTATGGCCATGTCAGCGCTGTGCTGGCGCGGGTCGATGGGGCCTGCCCGGCGCAGGTTCAGATGCGCCTTCAGGCGGTGCTGGCCTGGTCGCTCATGCAGATCAAGGGACAGGTGGACGAAACCCGTGCGGCCTGGCAGCAGACCTTCGATCTGGCGGAGAGCCTGGATGATACCGACTATCAGCTGCGCGGCTTGTGGGGGCTGTGGTCCGGCCTGCTCAACCGGAGCCGCTTTCAGGAAGCGCTGGCCCTGGCGCATCGCTTCGCCGACGTCGCCGCCCGCCGCAGCGACCTGAACGACAGCTATGTCGGCCACCGCATGATTGGCTACATCCTCCACCTGCTCGGCCGGCAGACGGAGGCGCGCCGGCACCTTGAGCACATGGTCAAGGGCTATGTCGTGCCGACCACCGGCGACCAGATCATCCGCTTCGTGTTCGAGCAGAAGCTCACAGCCCGCTGTTTTCTCGCCCGAATCTTCTGGCTGCAGGGCGCGTTCGACGCCGCGCTGGCCGAGGTCGACGACATCGTGGCGGTCGCGGAAGCGAGCGACGACCGGCTGACGCTGTGTCAGGTGCTGGTGCAGGCGGCGTGCCCGGTCGCGCTATTCGCCGACGACCTGCCGCGCGCCCGGCGCTACATCACACGGCTGGTCGACGTGTCCGCGCAGGACGGGATCGAGTTCTGGCAGGTGTGGGGTCAGTGCTTTGCCGGCGTCCTCGCCGTCCGCGAGGGCGATCTGTCGATCGGCGTCAAGAATCTCGGCGACGCTCTGATCAAGCTCAGGGGCATTGCCTATGGCGTGTACTACATCGTCTTCTTGGCGGAGTACGCCCAGGCCCTTGCGCTGGCTGGCGAACTCGGCCGGGCGCGGGCCTGTCTGGCCGAGGCGCTGGTCCGCTCGCAGGAGAATGAGGAAGGCTGGTTCGTCGCGGAACTGTGGCGGCTGACCGGCGAATTCGCCGGCCTTGGCAACGCGCCCGGCGCCGACGAAGAGGCTGAAGTGGCGCTGGTGACGGCCCTGCGGGTCGCCCGCGAGCAGGAAGCGGCCTTCTGGGAGATCAAGGCCGCTGTGAGCCTTGCCCGGCTTTGGCAGGCGAAAGGCCACCCTAGCGAGGCTGAGGCGCTACTGTCCCCTCTGGTCCGGCATCGGGAGGGCGCGCATGCCTTGCTGATCGACGCGCGCGCCCTGCTGAGCGAATTGCGCGCGCCGGGGAGCGTTGACGGAACGCTCTGA
- a CDS encoding carbohydrate ABC transporter permease — MLKRSVLSWCALLPLIAVNLFPFAIALDTLHRAEGEGSLGGFWAGLWARTELGTALVNSLVVAVSTAVISTLIALPAAYAISRWRFRGRRAASQILLASQILVPVMLVLGLSQLMAGVGLTDTRLALIGLYSAFQVPFAVWMLRGYIDAIPLELEDAARIDGASRFQILRLIVLPLSMPAVAVTATFAFITAFNEFVLALTILRSSSNFTLPIRVNALTAGRYAVDWPDVMGAVLVASVPVLLTFLWLQRSMLRGLRLSLEAS, encoded by the coding sequence ATGCTTAAGCGCAGCGTGCTGTCCTGGTGTGCCCTGCTGCCACTGATTGCGGTGAACCTGTTTCCGTTCGCGATCGCCCTCGACACGCTGCACCGCGCCGAGGGGGAGGGGAGCCTCGGTGGCTTCTGGGCGGGGCTGTGGGCGCGCACGGAACTGGGAACCGCGCTGGTGAACAGCCTCGTCGTCGCCGTCTCGACGGCCGTGATCTCGACGCTGATCGCCCTGCCGGCCGCCTATGCGATCTCCCGCTGGCGCTTCCGGGGACGGCGCGCGGCCTCGCAGATCCTGCTGGCGTCACAGATTCTGGTGCCGGTCATGCTGGTGCTGGGGCTGTCCCAGCTCATGGCGGGCGTGGGGCTCACCGACACGAGGCTAGCGCTGATCGGCCTTTACTCGGCTTTCCAGGTGCCGTTCGCGGTCTGGATGCTGCGGGGCTACATTGATGCGATCCCGCTGGAACTGGAGGACGCCGCCCGCATCGATGGTGCGTCCCGCTTCCAGATCCTGAGGCTCATCGTGCTGCCGCTGTCCATGCCGGCGGTGGCGGTAACGGCGACCTTCGCCTTCATCACCGCCTTCAACGAATTCGTGCTGGCCCTGACGATCCTGCGCAGTTCGTCGAACTTCACGCTGCCCATCCGCGTCAATGCCCTGACCGCGGGGCGCTATGCGGTGGACTGGCCGGATGTCATGGGCGCCGTGCTGGTGGCGAGCGTGCCCGTGCTGCTCACCTTCCTGTGGCTGCAGCGCTCCATGTTGCGCGGCCTGCGGCTGAGCCTTGAGGCGAGCTGA
- a CDS encoding carbohydrate ABC transporter permease produces MPRGKSTTSWHAGDGGERHHRLTLLLLIAPSVATTLLITLVPVLLLVRMALHDVSRFGRIGAFAGLDNFARLAADPLLPGIAVRTVIWTGAVVAGTVLLALPAALILNRRFAGRGVAQFLVLAPWAISVTSMAVVWRRVLSDENGLLNRLALATGLIERPVVWLGSIPASFGFEILIAVLVSVPFSTVILLAGLSSIPDDLNDAARLDGAGAWQRFAHLTLPLLRPFLGVVLIFNIAYVTNSFPIIWILTQGGPANSTDIVVTYLYKLAFSMGRLDEAAALSLVMLALLGTLTVLMLRLLERPAHA; encoded by the coding sequence ATGCCGCGCGGCAAATCGACGACGTCCTGGCACGCCGGTGACGGGGGAGAACGGCACCACCGGCTGACGCTGCTTCTGCTCATCGCCCCGAGCGTCGCGACGACTTTGCTGATCACCCTGGTGCCGGTCCTGCTGCTGGTCAGGATGGCACTGCACGACGTGTCCCGCTTCGGCCGGATCGGGGCCTTTGCCGGGCTGGACAATTTCGCTCGCCTCGCGGCGGACCCGCTCCTGCCGGGCATCGCGGTGCGCACCGTGATCTGGACGGGTGCCGTGGTGGCCGGCACCGTGCTCCTCGCCTTGCCGGCTGCGCTGATCCTCAACCGGCGCTTCGCCGGACGCGGAGTGGCGCAGTTCCTCGTGCTCGCGCCCTGGGCCATATCCGTCACCTCGATGGCCGTGGTCTGGCGGCGGGTGCTCAGCGATGAGAACGGCCTGTTGAACCGGCTCGCCCTGGCAACAGGGCTGATCGAGCGGCCGGTGGTGTGGCTCGGCTCCATCCCGGCCAGCTTCGGCTTCGAGATCCTGATCGCCGTGCTGGTGTCGGTGCCCTTCAGCACCGTCATCCTTCTCGCCGGCCTGTCGTCGATCCCCGACGATCTCAACGACGCGGCGCGGCTCGATGGCGCCGGTGCGTGGCAGAGGTTCGCCCATCTGACGCTGCCGCTGCTGCGTCCCTTCCTCGGCGTGGTGCTGATCTTCAACATCGCCTATGTGACGAATTCCTTTCCCATCATCTGGATCCTCACGCAGGGCGGCCCGGCCAACAGCACGGATATCGTCGTGACCTATCTCTACAAGCTGGCCTTCTCCATGGGCCGGCTGGACGAAGCGGCGGCGCTGTCGCTGGTGATGCTCGCCCTGCTGGGAACCTTGACCGTGCTGATGCTGCGCCTGCTGGAGCGCCCCGCCCATGCTTAA
- a CDS encoding ABC transporter substrate-binding protein yields the protein MAPHAFVTGRPDRRYVPRWSNGLISNSARSTLFAGEGLPQRHAVFPTLHAPRLKTAEVIDARPTKPPYHHVSDYCQSAVPWARFGCYCGGTITMARFLGFFLALALAVLPLAGGSACATDLRFTAGEYSGFTRPFLERVARDYEAQHPDTRIQIEVIPWDSYLQKLTTDISSGDQPDIAIVPTMWVSDLAADGLLQPLDALATPDFKAKFIPAFFVPATVKGALLGLPAAASARAMVVNTDLLQKAGVQPPKTWDELRNAAKAVSALPNSYGFGLPGKEVEVDTYFYYALWGFGGEILTKDGKSGLGSPEAIRAASFYQSLINDKATEPSPTAQSREDVFKLFKEGRIGIVFTYPMLIPQLKAEAPNLRYAVLPLPVQAAPVTLGVTDVLTLSSSSKNQKAAWDFMQFLYSPKYRAEFDHAEGLLPVTVEGASDSYYKDNPDVAAFAAGLPYARFAPTIKGWSEVEEITVRSLQSMYLGQKTPTEAMTDAARQIDDVLARR from the coding sequence ATGGCACCGCACGCCTTTGTGACTGGGCGCCCCGATCGACGTTATGTCCCCCGTTGGTCGAACGGCCTTATATCGAACAGTGCGCGGTCGACACTCTTTGCCGGAGAAGGTCTCCCGCAGCGGCACGCGGTGTTCCCGACGCTCCATGCTCCGAGGCTGAAAACCGCAGAGGTGATTGACGCGCGTCCGACGAAGCCGCCGTATCACCATGTTTCTGATTATTGCCAGTCGGCTGTCCCCTGGGCTAGGTTCGGTTGCTATTGTGGGGGGACAATAACAATGGCGCGTTTTTTAGGTTTTTTTCTTGCGCTTGCTTTAGCGGTTCTTCCATTGGCGGGTGGAAGCGCTTGCGCGACGGATCTGCGATTTACCGCCGGGGAGTATTCCGGCTTTACGCGTCCTTTTCTTGAGCGCGTCGCGCGCGATTATGAGGCGCAGCATCCCGATACGCGGATCCAGATCGAGGTCATTCCGTGGGACAGCTACCTGCAGAAGCTGACCACCGACATCAGCAGCGGCGATCAGCCGGACATCGCCATCGTGCCGACCATGTGGGTGTCGGACCTTGCCGCCGACGGGCTGCTCCAGCCGCTCGATGCGCTGGCGACGCCGGACTTCAAGGCCAAGTTCATTCCGGCCTTCTTCGTGCCCGCCACCGTGAAGGGGGCTCTGCTCGGTTTGCCGGCGGCGGCCTCCGCGCGTGCCATGGTGGTCAACACCGATCTGCTGCAGAAGGCCGGCGTGCAACCGCCAAAGACGTGGGACGAACTGCGTAACGCGGCAAAGGCCGTGTCGGCGCTGCCCAACAGCTACGGGTTCGGTCTGCCGGGCAAGGAGGTCGAGGTCGACACCTATTTTTATTATGCGCTCTGGGGCTTTGGCGGTGAAATCCTCACCAAGGATGGCAAGAGCGGGCTCGGCTCGCCCGAGGCCATTCGCGCGGCCAGCTTCTACCAGTCGCTGATCAACGACAAGGCGACCGAGCCCTCGCCGACGGCGCAGAGCCGCGAGGATGTGTTCAAGCTGTTCAAGGAAGGGCGCATCGGCATCGTCTTCACCTACCCGATGCTCATTCCGCAGCTGAAGGCGGAGGCGCCGAACCTGCGCTATGCCGTTCTGCCGCTGCCGGTCCAGGCGGCGCCCGTCACTCTCGGCGTCACCGACGTGCTCACCCTGTCCAGCTCGTCGAAGAACCAAAAGGCGGCCTGGGACTTCATGCAGTTCCTCTACAGCCCGAAATACCGCGCCGAGTTCGATCACGCGGAAGGGCTGCTTCCGGTGACGGTCGAGGGGGCGAGTGACAGCTATTACAAGGATAATCCCGATGTCGCCGCTTTCGCCGCCGGACTGCCTTACGCCCGCTTCGCGCCGACGATAAAAGGCTGGTCGGAGGTGGAGGAAATCACCGTCCGCTCGCTGCAAAGCATGTATCTCGGCCAGAAGACGCCGACAGAGGCGATGACCGATGCCGCGCGGCAAATCGACGACGTCCTGGCACGCCGGTGA